CGGTGAGCCCAGGGCGTCCCGTCCCCAGCGGCCTCGCCGTGGCGCTGTTCGCCGGGGCGCTCGTGCCCGCCGCGCTCGCGGTGGCGAGCCCCGCCTTCGGGTGGCTGGCGCTCGCGGTGGACGTGGCCGTGCTGCTCCTGTGCGCGGTGGACTTCGTGCGCGCGCCCCGCGCCCGCGACGTGGAGGCCCACCGCGAGGTGGAGCCCATCCTCTCCTCCGGCGTGGACAACACCGTGCGCTGGGAGCTGCGTTCGCGCACGGACCGGCCCGTGCGCGGGGAACTGCGCGACGAGCCGCCCCTGGACGTGGAGAGCCACGGCCACCGGCAGCCCTTCACGCTGGAGGCTTCGAACGCGTCCACGCGGCTGACGTACCGGGTGCGGCCTCCGGCTCGCGGCGACGCGCGCTTCGGCGACGTGAACCTGCGCCTGATGGGGCCCCTGGGGCTTTGCTCGCGGCAGGTGAAGCTGCCCGCGGCCCGCGACGTGAAGGTGTACCCGGACCTGAGCGCCCTGTCGCGCGAGGCGCTGACGCTGGCGCGCGCGTCAGAGGCCGTGTCCGCGCGCACGCTGATCCGCAAGTCGGTGGAAGGCCGCGAGTTCGAATCGCTGCGCGAGTACCGCCCCGGCGACGACTACCGCCACATCGACTGGAAGTCCTCCGCGCGCCATGGCCGTACGCTGGTGCGCACGTGGCAGCCGGAGCGCAACCAGCCGGTGCTGCTCCTCCTGGACTGCGGCCGCCACATGGCGGGCCGGGTGCAGGGCCGCAGGAAGCTGGACCACGCGGTGGACGCGGCGCTGCGGCTGGCGCGCGTGAGCCTGGACGCGGGGGACGTGGTGGGCGTGCTCGCCTTCGCCAGCGACGTGCGCGCCTTTCTGCCCCCGCGAAAAGGGGCGGAGCACCTGCGCCTCATCACCGAGTCCCTCTACCGCGCGGAGGCCGGCCTGGAAGAGAGCGACTACGGCCGCGCGTTCGACTTCGCGTTCGCCCGCCAGACGCGCCGCGCGCTGGTGGTCCTGTTCACCGACCTGGTGGACCCGGACGCGTCCGCCGCGCTCCTCACGCGGACGCTGGCCCTGCGCCCCCGGCACCTGCCTGTCGTCGCGTCGCTGCTGGACGAGGACCTGGAGGCCGCCGCCACCGACGTGCCCGGCGACGCCCCTTCCGCGTACGCACGGCAGGCCGCCTCCCGCATGGAGGCCGAGTACCGCCGCACCGCCACCACGCTGCGCGACGCGGGGGCGCTGGTGGTGCGCGCACCGGCGCGCGGCTTCGGCGCCGCTGCACTCAACGTGTACCTGGACGTGAAGGCGCGCGGACGGCTCTGAGGAGTCCTGTCGCATTCGTCAAGCCCTTTGAGACATCCCCGCGCGTGCGCACGCGTGTGGCGTTTCGCCGAACGCCACGCTTGCCAATCGCGCGGAGGCCGAGTTTTCGGCCTCGGGGAGGACCCCCTTTACAGATGCGGATCGCTGCCCAGAATGGCGCGCCTCAACTGTTCGCGCGCACGCGCGCACGCTCCAAACCGGACGGGAGGCGGGACTTGGCGGAGGTCGCGAGGGGTTTGAAGCTGGAAGTGGAAGCGGACGCCGCGGCCATCGCGGCCCGTGCCGCGGAGGAGCTGGTGGAGGCGGGGCTGACG
The nucleotide sequence above comes from Corallococcus macrosporus. Encoded proteins:
- a CDS encoding DUF58 domain-containing protein, with the protein product MSPGRPVPSGLAVALFAGALVPAALAVASPAFGWLALAVDVAVLLLCAVDFVRAPRARDVEAHREVEPILSSGVDNTVRWELRSRTDRPVRGELRDEPPLDVESHGHRQPFTLEASNASTRLTYRVRPPARGDARFGDVNLRLMGPLGLCSRQVKLPAARDVKVYPDLSALSREALTLARASEAVSARTLIRKSVEGREFESLREYRPGDDYRHIDWKSSARHGRTLVRTWQPERNQPVLLLLDCGRHMAGRVQGRRKLDHAVDAALRLARVSLDAGDVVGVLAFASDVRAFLPPRKGAEHLRLITESLYRAEAGLEESDYGRAFDFAFARQTRRALVVLFTDLVDPDASAALLTRTLALRPRHLPVVASLLDEDLEAAATDVPGDAPSAYARQAASRMEAEYRRTATTLRDAGALVVRAPARGFGAAALNVYLDVKARGRL